The Oscillatoria sp. FACHB-1406 genome window below encodes:
- the mltG gene encoding endolytic transglycosylase MltG, which produces MNSTARISRWTYYGLVLPLALIFCGWQGWAWWNWAIAPTAREDALRNAPADILQITVPKGTSIPQLGSDLKAVGLIRSDVAWKLWASWLKLRKEGGFQPGVYRLSPQDSLVAIADKIWRGESVRLSFTVTPGQSYRQMAIEFAAAGYFSEQDFLNAVRQIPRDKYPWLPANLPHLEGFLFPDTYEIKSDRLTPKQAIDMMLDRFQKVALPQYQQLQGKNKPSLLDWVTLASLVQKETAVEEERLTLAGVFAGRLREGLKLESDPTVEYILGIQQAPEKSLTAEQIQVDSPYNTYLKPGLPPAPIASPGLASLQAALSPPLTPYRFFVTRPDGTHLFTKTQQENEIAKQALQKQQNN; this is translated from the coding sequence GTGAATTCTACCGCACGTATTTCGAGATGGACGTACTACGGTTTAGTTCTGCCGCTGGCGCTAATTTTTTGCGGCTGGCAGGGGTGGGCGTGGTGGAATTGGGCGATCGCGCCGACGGCTCGAGAAGACGCTTTGCGCAATGCCCCCGCCGATATTCTCCAAATTACCGTTCCCAAAGGCACTTCCATTCCCCAACTCGGTAGCGATCTTAAAGCGGTGGGTTTAATTCGCTCGGATGTCGCTTGGAAATTGTGGGCTTCTTGGCTGAAGCTGCGAAAAGAAGGCGGTTTTCAGCCCGGAGTTTACCGCCTTTCGCCCCAAGATTCTTTAGTGGCGATCGCGGATAAAATTTGGCGCGGAGAATCCGTGCGCCTTAGCTTTACCGTTACGCCGGGACAATCCTACCGCCAAATGGCGATAGAATTTGCGGCAGCAGGCTATTTCAGCGAACAGGATTTTCTCAATGCCGTGCGACAAATTCCGCGCGATAAATACCCTTGGTTGCCCGCCAATTTACCGCATTTGGAAGGATTTTTATTTCCCGATACCTACGAAATTAAGAGCGATCGCCTTACGCCCAAACAAGCGATCGATATGATGCTCGATCGCTTCCAAAAAGTAGCACTGCCTCAGTACCAACAGCTACAAGGAAAAAATAAACCGAGCTTATTAGACTGGGTAACGCTTGCTAGTCTCGTGCAAAAAGAAACCGCAGTCGAAGAAGAACGCCTCACCTTAGCTGGGGTATTTGCAGGACGTTTGCGCGAAGGATTGAAACTCGAGTCCGATCCGACCGTAGAATATATTTTAGGCATTCAACAAGCGCCAGAAAAGTCCTTAACTGCCGAACAAATACAGGTAGACTCGCCTTATAATACTTATCTTAAACCCGGTCTGCCACCCGCACCGATCGCGAGTCCCGGTTTAGCCAGCCTACAAGCGGCCCTTTCTCCTCCCCTCACTCCCTATCGTTTCTTCGTGACTCGTCCCGACGGTACGCACTTATTCACGAAAACGCAGCAAGAGAATGAAATTGCCAAACAAGCGCTTCAGAAACAACAAAATAATTGA
- a CDS encoding DUF3727 domain-containing protein: MTQYSSSESNGQSSPESVTLTDEMGRSLSCYVERSFSIEGSTYHLLLPVDAPIAIIAWDSEEETANATWIENSEELEELFPDAKAVLAEQELVLQDAAYTLTVAGELPEVDEDDLLTLEVENDGGDIETDEYQFLATFFHNEQEYEIYTPLSPLLFFARELSSGKLELLSPEDFKKVQPFIEDLLFE; this comes from the coding sequence ATGACTCAATACTCATCTTCTGAATCCAACGGGCAATCCAGTCCCGAAAGTGTAACCCTCACTGATGAAATGGGGCGATCGCTTTCTTGCTATGTCGAACGTTCTTTTTCGATTGAGGGATCGACTTATCACTTATTATTGCCTGTCGATGCGCCGATCGCGATTATCGCCTGGGATAGTGAGGAAGAAACCGCCAATGCGACTTGGATTGAAAATAGCGAAGAACTCGAAGAACTTTTCCCCGATGCTAAAGCGGTTTTAGCCGAACAAGAATTGGTGCTTCAAGATGCTGCTTATACGCTGACCGTCGCTGGAGAATTACCGGAGGTGGATGAAGACGATCTTCTCACCTTAGAAGTCGAAAATGATGGGGGAGACATCGAAACTGATGAATATCAGTTTCTCGCAACCTTCTTCCATAACGAACAGGAATACGAAATTTATACTCCCCTTTCTCCCCTACTATTTTTCGCTCGAGAGCTATCCTCCGGAAAACTCGAACTGTTATCGCCAGAAGACTTTAAGAAAGTGCAACCCTTTATCGAAGATTTGTTGTTTGAATAA